From a single Andrena cerasifolii isolate SP2316 chromosome 8, iyAndCera1_principal, whole genome shotgun sequence genomic region:
- the Osp gene encoding myosin phosphatase Rho interacting protein outspread isoform X7: MSGGTAGVRGTGAECRKFAPNIFNKSKCSSCFKQKEEHSAEALECNRATRKISKCGYLFVAPGWDFSNPLNRTKRWQRRWFVLYDDGELTYSVDEHPETVPQARIDMTRVLEVAAAEDITGHPYSLAITSPEGVTFVKGTCREETRWWADVLQVYSRNKGRHKRNATFPGGQTTILQVTPTIRSNTPNPPRPRFNSCRSEPRGSAWIPETSVSTDLCPSVFSSSPSLVTSNVTTTSSATSMSNGSAEASNVSPLRTSTPLENGGSSYLPPVPSTSSMNGGVVSTVYSITSTTMSTTSSLTEKPPVVPSEGRSSYRDQPASSASPPTRDKLRAEDKARRRMNQHGERASIGTGTACTTEKLDDDACRRILLEHEREREGKLRDIAASLTQPRVRRIKPRTSEPTRDVVDAANAAYQDKLIRGDPDGCGLDISGIRYSPTSELRVDLPAEDLLNIKKGWLMKQGLNKEWNKHWFVLRGCGLMYYRDPCAEDKGIMDGVIDLNTVTAVTPLQVARNYGFQTVAWDERGSTVLSAVTAGIRASWMSAIRRAANLPDPDSNADSLTICQDGQQDNTPQSPTASITDRERDSVVPSTSVTPRSVLFSSDEEYRTASEGGRRESGDWSEVPVSPPLVRNGDWSGALKGSSWSDSANHEWSELPPSPPLTRTALSRVKARSRSSSRSRVYKRSRSSPPSSRRSTLDSVRSEDLMMACCELGEDEEQPNGHMQSNESPLIVELLENQVSLLRDQLDQNNQSHPSTLLVIIERQENEIESLKSQLNAARADVANVEKELSRLRQQKVEASIREKQVDELLNTIQRTEQQRDKDLEDLEKMKKMYTRDKEMLECKLLETEAILRETSERCEMLTKELASSHRTVEHLQTEIASLSDRLSQGIEENERLYSKVRELEEKGGLSSSRERGRSFDSLSDLTNIELDLDLNSLDKERIVEEYDELRSRFEKAILEIRAMRKELREAHAMQDALELEMFAHKQDAASVSETNQAQAQLMAARIQDLTNKLAASEKQVRTLKQKLTKAETRDKRRSLSLKGRESFQISQEMEDKLLDLENKICAIERGKSIAATVSTGSSSKESSPNPKKEKRRESKNLDRTRLRRKSLDSATSSEPMKVLIRLSTLETKVANVTENMASDAEKDSSECSEVSASSTSEVSLEIIARLRKLERVVSKSKRRLEKCLGSTQAEDKAEKCLREVNDILDSCLECKRSQAGAQVTESVGVVVSRLEAILKDKLSELAARRQTLAQNGQLDDREKMRLIAERVAFEFVVLRQIKCAIGRTFERSAVLGELVETSQLASSLTRKIHGTKPKTYQNTSYIQYLTKVLANKLVLVGGVTTTDTSKEVAAARGETLSFLLQKQREVNEIVRRYKETKLRQLAEALAAETLSMSEQEDLGKQLSNSSKKLLEDRRIREAWALAQETVSKELVQAEVSHVIMRCGQMYEQNVTSITDACLSFESAENVTLESWIDSAQARLRQEMELSTRELSEAYEECLRLMKKNKTTVESKYESRQLLTDYADVIAHKALIDARLGLLQENTRQLTTIPGETFVSSLIRNDDVLSCLLGEDCEFQSSPILDAEYSYLYQQFSKECEERIAGKRGSKEQLKSVSQSLFYLEEDLMGLSKRIRDKSCEKLETVSWSKSSAAISDWSTVCEKCSQLREQIRKMSDYMNNLSCKQCEQLQDTIQRITAEHSEELETLKLNQDRDLMDIKGELDNQRLSLTSQYEHEAASLREKARKLEHRLNAMDSEHSAHVNELRAAYQRSMSAELDTDAETRKRYKEEIKQLRALCEKGLLAMENSHRRIISEMEEKHRQELENLRVEKEQALSEETQATLAALDAMRKAHEHEVQKEIAKFKQEFIKQMQAREDIGVLHKEHDLFPAKFYSFREEMEEIKQEILSLSAKYSSKCVESAALEEKVGSLTKQLAQAQQHIMQLDVRNKQLRAHLVLETNDGAINDTIHLLRGRDNETAEPRDDIHRLQQLKKGKENRADGIIVFG, encoded by the exons CCAGAGACGGTCCCTCAAGCGAGGATCGACATGACCCGCGTCCTGGAGGTGGCCGCTGCCGAGGACATCACCGGACACCCTTACAGCCTGGCGATCACCTCCCCCGAGGGTGTGACGTTCGTGAAGGGCACGTGCCGCGAGGAGACCAGATGGTGGGCTGATGTGCTTCAAGTCTACTCGAGGAACAAG GGTCGACATAAACGGAATGCCACGTTCCCTGGCGGGCAGACGACCATTCTCCAGGTCACGCCAACTATCAGAA GCAATACACCAAATCCTCCAAGGCCCCGGTTCAACAGCTGTCGCTCGGAGCCGCGCGGCAGCGCCTGGATCCCGGAAACCAGTGTGTCGACGGATCTCTGCCCTTCGGTGttctcgtcgtcgccgtcccTGGTGACCAGCAACGTGACGACAACCTCCAGCGCGACGTCGATGAGCAACGGGAGCGCAGAGGCCAGCAACGTGTCCCCTTTGAGGACCAGCACCCCTCTGGAGAACGGTGGCTCCAGTTATTTGCCCCCCGTTCCATCCACGTCCTCGATGAACGGCGGCGTGGTGAGCACCGTGTACTCCATCACGTCGACCACGATGTCCACGACGTCCTCGTTGACGGAGAAGCCACCGGTGGTCCCCAGCGAGGGTAGAAGCAGCTACAGGGACCAGCCGGCCAGCAGCGCGTCACCCCCGACTAGGGACAAGCTGAGGGCCGAGGACAAGGCCAGGCGCAGGATGAATCAGCATGGAGAACGGGCGAGTATTGGCACTGGGACAGCTTGCACCACCGAGAAACTAG ACGACGACGCCTGTCGAAGGATCCTGCTGGAGcacgagagggagagggagggaaagCTTCGAGATATCGCGGCCTCTTTGACCCAGCCTCGCGTTCGAAGGATCAAACCCAGGACCTCCGAGCCAACCAGGGACGTGGTGGACGCTGCGAACGCTGCGTATCAGGACAAGCTC ATCAGAGGAGACCCTGACGGATGCGGCCTGGACATTTCTGGCATCAGATACTCCCCCACCTCGGAGCTGAGGGTCGACTTGCCCGCGGAGGACTTGCTGAACATCAAGAAGGGCTGGTTGATGAAGCAGGGACTCAACAAG GAATGGAACAAGCACTGGTTCGTGCTAAGAGGCTGCGGCCTCATGTACTACAGAGATCCCTGCGCGGAAGATAAGGGTATCATGGACGGCGTCATAGATCTGAATACCGTTACCGCCGTCACGCCCCTTCAAGTCGCCAGGAATTATGGATTCCAGACCGTG GCCTGGGACGAGCGGGGATCCACCGTGTTGTCAGCGGTGACGGCTGGCATTCGGGCCAGCTGGATGTCGGCCATTCGAAGGGCCGCCAATCTGCCCGATCCCGACAGCAACGCGGACTCCTTGACGATCTGCCAGGACGGCCAGCAGGACAACACTCCGCAGTCGCCGACAGC ATCCATCACGGATCGCGAGAGGGACTCCGTGGTTCCATCTACCTCTGTGACCCCGCGATCGGTCCTGTTCTCGTCGGACGAGGAGTACAGAACGGCGTCAGAGGGTGGCAGAAGGGAGTCGGGCGACTGGTCCGAAGTGCCCGTATCGCCGCCTTTGGTGAGAAATGGCGACTGGTCCGGTGCACTGAAGGGCTCCAGCTGGTCGGATTCGGCGAACCACGAGTGGTCGGAGCTACCTCCGTCGCCGCCGCTCACCAGGACCGCTCTATCTCGGGTGAAGGCACGGTCGAGGTCGAGCTCCAGGTCCAGGGTGTACAAGAGGAGTCGCAGCTCTCCTCCCAGCTCGAGGAGGAGCACTCTGGACAGCGTGAGGTCGGAGGATCTCATGATGGCCTGCTGCGAGctcggcgaggacgaggagcaGCCGAATGGTCACATGCAGAGCAACGAGAGCCCGTTGATCGTCGAATTGCTGGAGAACCAGGTGTCCCTGTTGCGGGATCAGCTAGACCAGAACAATCAGTCCCACCCAAGCACGCTACTAGTCATTATCGAGCGTCAGGAGAACGAGATCGAGAGCCTCAAGTCCCAGCTGAACGCGGCGCGGGCGGACGTAGCGAACGTCGAGAAGGAGCTGTCCAGGCTGAGGCAGCAGAAGGTAGAGGCCTCCATCAGGGAGAAGCAGGTCGACGAGCTGCTGAACACGATACAGAGGACGGAGCAGCAAAGGGACAAGGACCTGGAGGACCtggagaagatgaagaagatGTATACCAGGGACAAGGAGATGCTAGAGTGCAAGCTGCTGGAGACCGAGGCCATCCTCAGGGAGACCAGCGAACGGTGCGAGATGCTCACGAAGGAGTTGGCCTCGAGTCATAGAACCGTTGAACACCTGCAGACGGAGATAGCTTCCCTGAGCGACAGGCTGTCGCAAG GAATCGAAGAAAACGAGCGTTTGTACAGCAAGGTTCGAGAGCTGGAAGAAAAGGGTGGATTGTCCTCGTCGAGGGAGCGAGGGAGAAGCTTCGACTCGCTCAGCGATTTGACGAACATCGAGCTCGACCTGGACTTGAATTCTCTCGACAAGGAAAG AATCGTGGAAGAGTACGATGAGCTTCGAAGCCGATTCGAGAAGGCTATTCTGGAGATTCGAGCGATGCGTAAGGAGCTCCGCGAGGCTCACGCGATGCAGGACGCGCTGGAGCTGGAGATGTTCGCGCACAAGCAGGACGCGGCCAGCGTGAGCGAGACGAACCAGGCCCAGGCTCAGTTGATGGCAGCGAGGATTCAGGATCTGACGAATAAACTGGCCGCCAGCGAGAAGCAGGTGAGGACGCTGAAGCAGAAGCTGACGAAAGCTGAGACCAGGGACAAGAGAAGGTCGCTGTCGTTGAAGGGGCGGGAATCCTTCCAGATCTCTCAGGAGATGGAGGACAAACTGCTGGACCTGGAGAATAAGATCTGCGCGATAGAGCGCGGCAAGAGTATCGCCGCGACGGTGTCGACGGGGAGCAGCTCGAAGGAGTCGAGTCCCAATCCAAAGAAGGAGAAAAGGAGGGAGAGCAAGAACTTGGACCGCACCAGGCTACGAAGAAAGTCGCTGGACAGCGCGACAAGCTCCGAACCGATGAAGGTCCTGATCAGATTGAGCACGCTGGAAACTAAGGTGGCGAACGTGACGGAGAACATGGCGAGCGACGCGGAGAAGGACTCGAGCGAGTGCAGCGAGGTGAGCGCCTCCTCCACCAGCGAGGTGTCGCTGGAGATTATCGCGAGGCTGAGGAAACTGGAGAGGGTGGTGTCGAAGTCGAAGAGACGGCTGGAGAAGTGTCTGGGCTCAACGCAGGCGGAGGACAAGGCGGAGAAGTGTTTGCGCGAGGTGAACGACATACTGGACTCCTGTTTAGAGTGTAAGAGGAGCCAGGCAGGCGCCCAAGTGACCGAGTCAGTAGGCGTAGTGGTATCTAGGCTAGAAGCTATACTTAAGGATAAGCTGAGCGAGCTAGCGGCGAGGCGGCAGACGCTCGCGCAGAACGGTCAGCTGGACGACAGGGAGAAGATGAGGCTGATCGCGGAGAGGGTGGCGTTCGAGTTCGTCGTTCTCAGGCAGATCAAGTGCGCGATCGGCCGGACGTTCGAGAGGAGCGCCGTTCTCGGTGAATTGGTCGAAACTAGTCAGCTTGCCTCAAGCTTAACGCGTAAGATTCACGGAACCAAGCCCAAAACGTACCAAAACACCAGTTACATTCAGTATCTTACTAAAGTGTTAGCGAATAAGTTAGTGCTGGTAGGCGGCGTGACCACGACGGACACGTCCAAGGAAGTTGCCGCCGCTCGCGGCGAGACCCTCAGCTTTCTGCTGCAGAAGCAGCGGGAGGTGAACGAGATCGTGAGGAGGTACAAGGAGACGAAACTGAGGCAGCTCGCCGAGGCTCTGGCCGCGGAGACGCTGAGCATGTCCGAGCAGGAGGATCTCGGCAAGCAGCTGAGCAACTCCAGCAAGAAGCTGCTGGAGGATCGTCGAATCCGCGAAGCGTGGGCGTTGGCCCAGGAAACGGTCAGCAAGGAGCTGGTGCAGGCTGAAGTCTCCCACGTGATCATGCGGTGCGGCCAGATGTACGAGCAGAACGTGACGAGCATCACCGACGCCTGCCTCAGTTTCGAGAGCGCGGAAAACGTTACGTTGGAGTCCTGGATTGACTCCGCACAGGCGAGGCTGCGGCAGGAGATGGAGCTCTCGACTCGCGAGCTCTCCGAGGCGTACGAGGAGTGTCTTCGCCTGATGAAGAAGAACAAGACGACGGTGGAGTCCAAGTACGAGTCCAGGCAGCTGTTGACGGACTACGCGGACGTGATCGCTCACAAAGCTTTAATAGACGCCCGGCTCGGCCTTCTTCAGGAGAACACGAGGCAGCTGACCACTATTCCCGGGGAGACTTTCGTATCTAGTCTAATTCGAAACGACGACGTCCTTTCGTGCCTGTTGGGGGAGGACTGTGAGTTTCAAAGCAGCCCGATCCTCGACGCGGAGTACAGTTACCTTTACCAGCAGTTCAGCAAGGAGTGCGAGGAGAGGATAGCCGGGAAGCGGGGCTCCAAGGAGCAGCTGAAGAGCGTGAGTCAGAGTTTATTCTACctggaggaggacttgatgggGCTGAGCAAGCGTATTCGGGATAAATCATGCGAGAAGCTCGAGACCGTCTCCTGGTCGAAGTCGTCGGCGGCCATTAGCGACTGGTCGACCGTCTGCGAGAAGTGCTCTCAACTGCGCGAGCAGATCAGGAAGATGAGCGATTACATGAACAACTTGTCCTGTAAGCAGTGCGAGCAGCTGCAGGACACTATCCAAAGGATAACCGCCGAGCACAGCGAAGAGCTGGAGACGCTGAAACTCAATCAGGATCGGGATCTGATGGACATCAAGGGCGAGCTGGACAATCAGAGGCTGTCGTTGACGTCCCAGTACGAACACGAAGCGGCGAGCCTCCGCGAGAAGGCCAGGAAACTGGAGCACAGATTAAACGCGATGGATTCCGAGCACTCTGCTCACGTGAACGAGCTAAGGGCCGCTTATCAGAGGTCGATGAGCGCGGAATTGGACACGGACGCGGAGACGCGGAAGAGGTACAAGGAGGAGATCAAACAGCTGCGCGCGCTCTGCGAGAAGGGACTGCTCGCGATGGAGAACTCTCACAGACGTATCATCTCCGAGATGGAGGAGAAGCATCGACAAGAACTGGAGAACCTAAGGGTGGAGAAGGAGCAGGCGCTCTCGGAGGAGACTCAGGCCACCCTGGCTGCGTTGGACGCCATGAGGAAGGCGCATGAGCACGAGGTGCAGAAGGAGATAGCTAAATTCAAGCAGGAGTTCATCAAGCAGATGCAGGCGCGCGAGGACATTGGCGTGCTTCACAAGGAACACGA CCTCTTTCCCGCGAAATTCTATTCGTTCAGGGAAGAAATGGAGGAGATAAAGCAGGAGATCCTATCCCTCTCTGCAAAGTATTCCTCCAAGTGCGTGGAGTCCGCTGCCCTGGAGGAGAAAGTAGGCTCCCTCACTAAACAACTTGCTCAAGCGCAACAGCACATCATGCAGCTAGACGTTAGGAACAAACAGCTGAGGGCGCACCTGGTGTTGGAGACCAACGACGGCGCGATCAACGACACGATACACTTGCTGAGGGGCAGGGACAACGAGACAGCCGAGCCCAGAGACGACATCCACAGGCTGCAACAACTGAAG AAAGGGAAAGAGAACCGTGCTGACGGGATAATCGTATTTGGATGA